The genomic segment TGCAGAAATGGTTGTTGATACTTCTCCAGCAGTCAGAACTCAGTTAATTGGAAAGATAGTAGAAGATCGTTGGATACCAGGGATTTTAgatcaatttcaaataaatacagaAGATGTTATAAACATAAGCGCTGATACATTATATAGAAAAGGTCTTTTAGAAGATGCAGTAACAGTGTACGATCTTGCTCGCAATCACGAGAAAGTTCTTAGTCTAATGTGTACGCTCTTGGCGCAAGTAGTTAATCAAAAAACTTCGCCGGGATCACTTAGATCTCGATTGCAGGTGACTGCTACAGAGATAAGCAGAAGGTAATATTGAAATCCACGATGTCATCGCTATTAGAAAATTGtcgaatacatatataaatatatatttttaggtatcaaaacattgaaatacaAGCACCATCCGAATTGGTATCTgcattttatactttaaagcACTTAATGGTGTTCTTTGATCAATTTCATAATGAACAATATCAAAGTGCGCTTAGGGTAAGATATATAGGATTGTATATAGCTATATTAAAgtttatgttattaatatataattattttcttatagaCTATTGCAGAGGCGAAATTGTTACCATTGCATATCAAAGAAGTTGATGAAAGAGTGAACGCGATACGACGTGTACCACCTGAAGTAGCTGGTACCTTAGCCGACGTCCTTTTAGCTACAATGACAATACTTTATCGTCAATATCAGAAATTACGATCGATGGAACCAGGTGATGAAGAAACAAGGAAACAGCAACTTCTTGATCTTCGGGAACAAGCGCGAGCTTTAACTAGTTTCGCAGGAACACTACCGTATCGTATGCCAAATGAAACGAATAGCAAACTTGTACAAATGGAGATCCTTATGTGCTGAATCAAACGTGTTATATTTGTTGCTTTATTTTCGATACAATACTTTAAGCGATACAACAGATATATTTGTGCGAACACCGGATTTACGAAGCACAAAAACGATCAATGTATTGAATACACAATTCCTCTATTTCTTATAGAATTTATGAATACaatgtatatatctttttgtacttcgttaaacaataattagaaatagaataaatgtactgacttttaaaaataacaattgaaCATAAGAAATACGATTAGTGAAtaggtaatttatttctttaatatatttaaaatatttattttttttaacaaaattttttatccaaAAGGATCATTGTCGTTTGTATTACTTTTGAGAGATGTAACAGATATTCCACAACTAAGATCCTGaacctttccttcttttaccTGAAAAAAACTTGGATGTAACTACCGCGACATTcacttttactttattataacCATGTTACTTACAGCTCTAAAGTCAAGAAACATTTCTTTGAAGGACATAAAGTCTGTGAAAGTTGATAACACTTCGAAAACTTCACCTTCCAATTCATTTTGCTTATTACTAAACCATTCAATAACcattaaaagaaactttttagtcatatttataatttttatatacactttatataattataaaattatagcgCTTACTTTAAATGTTCTAAAAATGTGTTGATATTAAAATGTGGTATAAACTTTTGTAAgtaattaacgatataattttccaCTGTCTTATTCTACAAAAGTCATGtatgaatatgcaaatataaacaaattgttattttttattgttaggGAACTTacatattcattaaatatatctgtataaattaatttattttcctctacAGGTTCAAAAACATCCCAATAATCATCCAAAAACTTTTTTTGAATAGAGTGAAATTCgtcttctaaaaataaaaatgaaatttatattataaaatcgaatGTTTAATATCTTGTTTTAATGCATACCTAACAAAATATCTTCTATGTGTCCGATAATTTCGTCGAAAAGTTTATTCTCTGCGTTTTTAGAACTTTGTTCCATATTCTCTTCGACACTTATTAAGCTGCTATtgtctattaaataatatttttaaaagattattagAATAGTTACGTTATTTATACGTACATAGATATTAATTGTCAATACGCTCGGAAAGTTATTAATATgtgaaagataaatatatgtttaattatttattcaaatgatATGAACAAACCCATTGTTTCTCCAGTTTCTTCCATTGTTTACAAAAACAAGGCACTGTTTATTTCTATGATAAAATGAACTCATTATTTGTCAGATATCATCGGTATCGATAGATCGATAACTGTTGAAAGCGAGAATCGAGAAGATTAGTCGACCAATCACGTTTATAGCAATTCGAATCTTTTATAACAGTTAATTTGTCATAacgttaattgaaaatgtGTCACTGAtacgtaaaataaacatttctctctcatttatttgtatattcaattaaatctgatatattaataatatttgaaaatatagcTTAGATCTCGATTTGTTTTAATAAGAGAACGTGTGACTAATTTTCGTCtttcaatcaaatttttacGCATTTAGTTTTTAGTTTTACTAACTTATTAGACCTAAAGctgtattaattatactataGTTATTACAGaagttttgtttttaatttatcactaTTAATAATTCTCTTGATCTTGACACCTAAAAAGctgaaattaacatttttagtaatataacttgcaataaaattttataggaagaaaatttgtaactcTAATAGGTAGATATtcatagatttttaatattatcgatcgatttttataaaattattcattttataggCAACGCACATCAATGGAGATATATACCTTTGACAAAAGTCTTCAAGAAAGGCTAGTTGaattaacagaaattttatcTAGCAGAGGTGAAATTGTACCTGCATCACAAATTCAGGCAGAATGGTCCTATCATATAGAACTTGTAATAGAACCTGTTGGTTGGCAAGCATTATGGAGAATACCACGTTTAGTGTGCGAagattttcatattcattatCCTACTATTGTGGTAGTAGAAGTTGAGCAAGTTGATTTCTGTGATCTATCTGCATTGGTGAAAATAACTGCTGTTCAAGATGAAATTCAATTACCTGAAAAATACGATGTAGCACTTATTGAGCTTTATCCAACTCATAATCAGGAAAACACTGCTTTGGATATGGTGGGTACTGCGTCCTGCCTCGATCAGCTgagatttttttataaatatttatggatgCCATGGGACATAGATGACGATGATAACGTCGATTGGGTGTCTGTACATTTGGAAACAAGAATTAGATTGTTCTTCGACATGAAAAGGCTTGTTGTTAATAAAGAAACTAGCGATATCATTAGAGGTTTAGTAAGGGAAGGAAGGGAGATCAAAGAGAAGATATTAAGATTAGAGGATACTATTTCTGAGGGAGAAGAATCAGAGAACGATATAGTGGATGGGGGAACAGCATGTCAGTTGATGAAACTTCATTTTCGATTGCAACAAATTAAAAGGGAGATGGAAGTTCTTGAAAACCCAGCTATGAGAGAAATTCTTACGAATCAGAGCTCATCTTTGGAtgataaaatagagaaaagaaaaagtacagAAACATGTAAGGAAGGGTATTTTGTGTGGCTCGGTGGAACTCTTGAGGAAATGAAGgcaaaaataaacaaagttCAAGCTTCTTTACCAccagaattattttttaagtaagTTTGACAGTACTGAAAAAGCTCCGTTGATTTTTGAttcttatacatttttctagaATATCTGGGTCTTTGTTAGAGACTCTACACACGTGTGACACAGGAGATATCATTATAGTTGGAAAAGGAACTCATCGAATAAAAGGAGCTGGTAGATTGGAAGATGGAGGTACCATTAGAGGAATTGATAGCTTAGAACATACCATTCTTAATATGAAAGACACAGAAACTGCACCGTCATTGCTTGATTTCTCTGGCAGTGAAGTAAGTTATATATTGAATCGTGTCTCTGACTAATTGTAGCTATGCCGAATATGTGTTTATAGGTTTTACTAGAAAATATTACTGTAGACGTGGGTGATCTTAGAGCAGCTGTAATAGTGAGAGTCGGAACCACAAAAAtagttaattgtaaaatatgtgCCTTAAATCAGAGTATGGTGAAATTAGGAGTTGTAGTTTTACCGGATGCAAAACTAATAATAGAAAACACGCTCTTTGACAGTCTTGGGACAGGTTTAGTCATCTATAGTAACGGAGAAGTGTTTATGAATAATTGCAACTTTACAAATTGCGCAGAGGGTATACAAGTATGTTATTTTCGTCTCGATTACCATAATTATGTAGTTACAAAGcgatattcaattataatatcttGTTATTTTTAGATTCATGACAATGCAAAATTAACAGCAAAAAATTGTTCTCTCACACATTTTAAGGAATACGCTATTCGATTAGAAacgcaaaaatatgtaaacgaTACGAAACGTAAATGTGGTAGCCttgaattattagaaaagGTACCTGAAATTTCTCTGTATGGTTGTAAGTCTGAGGGTAATGGCAAAGGAGATGTTATATTGAAGCAGACCACATCATTTGTTTTAAGAAAACAAGATGAGTCTATGGATACCtagaataatcttttttattataactgaattttctatttttgttataaaagtgCATGTGATTCTTGAATCtttgagaaatataattgtacaCTTTTTTTATGCGAATCTCTACTTAGAAgttataatagatataatctatataaaaaGGGGAAACTATTTCTATTCACTTCGTATTTCACCTGTAATTAAAAGCAGTTATGAATTGTATACAAAACTTATTACTTAATCACCTTTCCAATTGATAGAAACCAATTAAAATACGTgcgcaaatttttaaattggaagTTACACTGCTAGTTATATTCATCATCGTTAGATGGCGCTAGCAACATCATTTCAAATTGTTCGTTTACGGTGCGTGTTCCtataagtatttaaaaatcttgtGTTCCATTGcaaatacgaatttttaatgtatttgtcttattttatcaacgtaatattttacagattaAAGAGACCTGTTGTAAGTTTTCCActatttaacataatttaattattttcctgCAAGTAATTCGAACTTGCTCCTTAACCTAAACGCGTCCCAccgatattatttcaatacttCCGTATCCACaacattacattattttacgaCAATTTATTCCGTTCCGttggatatttttatctgTAACGTCAATTAAAACAATGCTCGAAAAACAAGTGACTCCATCTGAAAGTACTTTGTGACACGAGTCAGAAAAATCTAACCTATAATACACGCTAGCATCGAAACAatgtaaatatctatatatgtatatatacataaatgtatcTGTACACAGCTACGTCATgttctatctatatatatatatacgtagaaGAAGATAATACGTACGTGTACAGTACGTTAGTGTGACGTGAACGATAATTCGATCCATACTGTATTCACCGCCGTATTCGTTTAAAGATCCGTTCGTATCTATAAATGAAGTCATAAGTACCTGGCCATGTGGTCGGTATCACGTGTACACGGATGAATGAAGTAGCATGATTTAGGGACTCATACTTTCGATGATGAATGGAAATCCTTCCGTTAGCGATACCGCTTATCAGTTTTCCAGTTGCTGCGCGGTTACTGGCCTGTTAGGctagtatataatatttttacgtatccccgtggatgaaattattttttggaaaattctaGTCTaaatccattttctttttttttttttttttaagaaataaatgaagtcAAGTCATTaacgaagatatttattttatcgttgcaGAATGTCCTAGTCCAAAGCggttatttacatataaactACAGCATTTGCAGTAAAATCGTGTTTCAACGAATGAAGAATATGTTAGAGACGACTTGTGTGAAGCAGTTGACGGATCGACAGACGCAGTTCGGCAATGCGCGCAAATTGGATTTATCGGAATGCATCTTTGTGTTCAAGGGTTCGCAATCGGATTACGAGGAACCATTGTCGGACGAGGAGGTGAGTCGAGTTCGTTGTTACGTCAGTTACATATCTGCGGTGTGATCCATTCAAACGAATATATcggtatatttaaaaaaacagaTTTGACACgtttagtattaaaaaattcggcTATTTCATTTGTGGAATTATATCTCGTTAAAATTGCCTTTTCTTCTAAATAACGTTTCGATACGCTATTCACtgtcgttcttctttctttttccgaaGTGATTTTGCAGAGATGCAACAGTTACGTTAGTAGTATTATGTAGATGATCGAAACG from the Bombus pyrosoma isolate SC7728 linkage group LG11, ASM1482585v1, whole genome shotgun sequence genome contains:
- the LOC122572797 gene encoding ADP-ribosylation factor-like protein 2-binding protein isoform X1, which produces MEETGETMDNSSLISVEENMEQSSKNAENKLFDEIIGHIEDILLEDEFHSIQKKFLDDYWDVFEPVEENKLIYTDIFNEYNKTVENYIVNYLQKFIPHFNINTFLEHLNNKQNELEGEVFEVLSTFTDFMSFKEMFLDFRAVKEGKVQDLSCGISVTSLKSNTNDNDPFG
- the LOC122572797 gene encoding ADP-ribosylation factor-like protein 2-binding protein isoform X2, with the protein product MEQSSKNAENKLFDEIIGHIEDILLEDEFHSIQKKFLDDYWDVFEPVEENKLIYTDIFNEYNKTVENYIVNYLQKFIPHFNINTFLEHLNNKQNELEGEVFEVLSTFTDFMSFKEMFLDFRAVKEGKVQDLSCGISVTSLKSNTNDNDPFG
- the LOC122572794 gene encoding protein nessun dorma produces the protein MEIYTFDKSLQERLVELTEILSSRGEIVPASQIQAEWSYHIELVIEPVGWQALWRIPRLVCEDFHIHYPTIVVVEVEQVDFCDLSALVKITAVQDEIQLPEKYDVALIELYPTHNQENTALDMVGTASCLDQLRFFYKYLWMPWDIDDDDNVDWVSVHLETRIRLFFDMKRLVVNKETSDIIRGLVREGREIKEKILRLEDTISEGEESENDIVDGGTACQLMKLHFRLQQIKREMEVLENPAMREILTNQSSSLDDKIEKRKSTETCKEGYFVWLGGTLEEMKAKINKVQASLPPELFFKISGSLLETLHTCDTGDIIIVGKGTHRIKGAGRLEDGGTIRGIDSLEHTILNMKDTETAPSLLDFSGSEVLLENITVDVGDLRAAVIVRVGTTKIVNCKICALNQSMVKLGVVVLPDAKLIIENTLFDSLGTGLVIYSNGEVFMNNCNFTNCAEGIQIHDNAKLTAKNCSLTHFKEYAIRLETQKYVNDTKRKCGSLELLEKVPEISLYGCKSEGNGKGDVILKQTTSFVLRKQDESMDT